AGATGCACTCACACCCCTAACCTTTTTAGGATAATACCAACAATAAGATTATTAGGAATGTAATAATGACTGAACCACAAAAAGCTGGTAGCCAAGAAAATACACCCAGTTCTGGTAATTACGAAACCACTCTTGACGAAAGTAAGCGCAAAACTGGCGATGATGAAAAGAGCGATGCTAAACCCACTGCTACACCAGAAGCACCAGAAAATGATTCTGTAGCAGGTAGCCCCAATCAGGGAACTGAGTCACGTTAATTGGTTTGAAGTTTGCCAAGTTTCAATAATCTACTTGGGTTTTTCTAGTAAACCCAATTTACTAAACTTTGAGTGGATGGTTGTGGTTTATATCACGATTATTCACTCATTTTTGTTGTGTGAGAACGTGGTGCGGTAAGTTCGTAGGCGCAGCCCAATCTAGGCATAGCTTTTGTATTCTGGCATTGTTATGTATTTTATTTTACTTCGTACTAAAAAAATGATTTTCCTTGCGCTTAGTTAGGGCTTACACAAAACTATACGCGCTCAGGGGCAATAATTCCGTTGGAGAACTTGTAGAGTAAGCGCTTCGTGCCTACAGAAATTGCCCCTACGGTAAATCAAGGCTTTCGCTGCTGTTTTGCGTAAGTCCTAATTAATATTTTTGAATATGATGTCTGAAGTTTGTCAGCACAGTGCTAAGGGAAAATCACCTATCCCTGAAAATCTGCTCAACTTCATGATTCTTAATCATGCCAGCTTCTTCTAGTGGCTGACAGAAGTCCCACAATCCAATAGGCTGATCTTAAAGTGGTGATTTTTCACTGAGTCGTTAAGAACTACCTATACAGAAAATGTCTCTTAAAATAGTCCAGAACTTTGATGGCAGCTTCACTCTTGAAGCACAAGCCCAAGAAACTTTGTTCAACTTATTGACAAGCGATGCTTTCTTAAATCAAATTCGTCAACAATTGCAGTGTGAACAAATTAAATTTACAGAATTAATTTTCCAACCAGTTCCTTATAGCTTAACTACAACTAAAGGAATGCCAGCAGAGTTTGAGAAGTATCATGAATCTGATGAATATGCCATTATCAATGTACCACCAAATTTCATGTTTAGTGCTAAGATTTTTAAACCCAGTCGCCTTTGTGCAATTTACCAAAAATTTGGTAATGGGTAATTTTAAAGATAGTTTTTCCCTAATTAGCAATTTTCCATTCTGAAGGCAAATAGTAAATTTAATATTTGATGTATGGCTCTTGAAACAAATCTTTCTTCTTTGGCAGCCCTGGAATACATTCCTTACATTGATTATAGCGGTCAATTACCTGAACAATTTCAAGGTAAAATCGGGGTATATGCTATTTTTGACCAAGAAAAAGTGCTGCAATTTGTAGGATACTCTCGTGATGTTTATCTCAGCCTCAAGCAGCATTTAGTCCGTCAGCCACAGCAATGCTATTGGGTCAAAATTCAAACTATTGAACGCCCTAGTCGCACAATTTTAGAAAATACTGAAAATGCTTGGATTGCTGAAAATGGCAGTGTCCCTTGGGGAAATGGGGATAACAAGGAAAAATGGACTCATCCCATTGATGTCAAATTAATAATGACACCTGAAGAACAGGCAAAATATCAAAATCCAGCTAATGATGAATTAGCACAAATGAAAATTATTAAAAATGTGGCGCGGAGAGTAGAAGCAGAAATTTCAACGCAATTATTAGAAGTGCGTGGTTTACAAATGCAAATTCGCTTCAATCCTAAATTGAAAGAAGAAGGTTTACTAGATTTGAAATGAATGTTGTTTTGGGAAAACTATCTTATGAATATCGCTTATAATCTCCCATGACAATACAGCTGCTGAACGATCGCTATCAAGTTATCCGCACACTGGGTGCTGGTGGGTTTGGTGAAACCTATCTAGCAGAAGATACCTATATGCCCTCAAAGCGCCTTTGTGTGGTTAAACAGCTAAGACCAATTCACAATAATCCCCAAATTTACCAGTTAGTGCAAGAGAGGTTTCAACGGGAAGCAGCTATTCTCGAAGAACTCGGTGGCGCAAATGACCAAATTCCAGCATTGTATGCCTATTTCTCCTCTGGTGGGCAATTTTACTTAGTCCAGGAGTGGGTTGAAGGCGATACCCTAACTGGAAAAGTTCAAAAGCAGGGGCTATTTAGTGAAGGCGCTGTCCAGGAATTATTCATAAATTTATTACCCGTCCTGGATTATGTTCACTCTAAGCACATCGTTCACCGCGATATTAAACCGGATAACATCATTGTGCGTCATCGTGATGGTAAACCAGTGCTGATTGATTTTGGCGCTATCCGGGAGTCAATGGGAACCGTAGTAAATTCTCAAGGCAATCCTACCAGTTCGATTGTGATTGGTACACCTGGCTATATGCCGAGCGAACAAGCCGCAGGTAGGCCAGTTTATTCGAGTGATTTATACAGTTTAGGAATGACGATAATTTATTTACTTACTGGTAAACAGGCGCAACAACTAGAGACGGATTCCCAGACGGGTGAAATCGTGTGGCGACAGTATGCGAGTCATGTTAGTCCAATCATAGCAGGAGCGATTGATAAAGCGATCGCATATCATCCGCGCGATCGCTACCCCACAGCTAGAGCAATGCTGGATACTTTGCAGAACATCGCAAATCCAATTCCACCAACGCAACCCATCTTGACTCAACCAACTATAGTTTCTGCACCACCACCTCAGACAGTGGCTGTCAAACCACAGCCAAATCCTCAAGGTAATAGTCAAAATAATATCCTTCTGGGCAGTTTGATTGCAGGTGGGCTAATCGGTGCATCTGTGATTATTAGCCAGGTATTAACAAAACCTACTCAATCTACAGCAGACAAAACGGTATTACCTTCAGAAACTCCGTCAAATGTCACCAGCCCAGTGAGAGAAACTCCTAAATTTATACCAACTACCTCATCTGTTCCTACTCAAACCCCATCTGCTCCTACTCAAACCCCATCTGTTACTACTCAAATTACACCCGCCCCAACGACATCAATACCGCCAGTAGGTACCACGACTGCCAACACTTATTTATGGCTTTCCCAAAGACTTGTAAATGATGCAGATTTGGATGGTAAAGACGGTTTTGAACTAGATATTATGCGAAATTCGATTTTTGCTAGTCACGGCCGCCGTTTTGATACTCCTGGATTACAAGATTATTTTGACAACCTACCTTGGTATAAACCTATATATTCACCAAAAGCGTTTCCATCTAAATTACTGTCAAAATTAGAGCAACAAAATATCGAGTATATCAACAAATATCAAGAACGTTACGGCTTGAGATATTTTAAGAAATAAGTTTAGGCAAGAGGCAACTGGAAAGAAGGCTTTTTGAATTTTACTGAGTTTTTTCAAAAATCAATCAAATATGAGCCTTATATGTTGGTAGGGGCGTACTAGTGTAAGCGGTTACACTCGATACATTTATTGCAAATGTTCTTGTAAATGCTATAACTTCTAAGTATATTAGTTTGAACTTATCAAAGGATTTATTGCTACTTATTAGATAATATCTAGGTTGTCTAGTGTAATATACCAGACAAATCGCTAGATATTTAATAACCTAAAATCGCTAGATATTAGAGACTAGTCCTACCGAAGCCTATATAGAGTGAGAGCTAAACTGTTTTTTTCTACGCCAAATTCCATCTCTAGATACTAGGCCGTTTCAGAACCAGGCATTTATATTTAATATATAAAATTGCTATCTCGAACATTAGCAATCCATAAGTTAAAGAAATGCCATTTTTATAATTTCTTTGTTATTTTGTATTTAACGGGACAGTTCTTCCCGATTTGGTGGGCTTAAATAACAATTAGTTAGACAATTTCCCTCCAAAGATCCATGTAAATTCTTTGCATTGTGCTTATTTTTCTGCATAATTTCCAAGCATAATGCAAATTGGCTCGACAGATTAGATGGTAATATTCCATTCGGCAAATAGTTCATCTACACAAGGAAAACCTTGCCTACTACTATGCTTAAAATCAAGAATCAGCGTATTTTTTTGCCTGCGTTTATTCAACCTTTAGGACAAAATAATCTAGCAGATAGCAAAAAGGAATTAGCTAAACCTAAATTAGATTTATTGCAACCATTACGTCAATGGCTGGATGAAATTGAGATTCAGAATCAGAAATTAGCGAAATTTATTGCTAAACTGATTCCTGCTCAGTGTCCATTCGAGCGTGATATCAAGCTTTTTGGTCGCAAAATAGGACACATTCCGCCAATGTGCAAACTCAATCCACTTTATAACGAACTTGTCTATTTGCGTTTTCGCGCTTTGTGTTATTTAGTAGATCAGTGTGGAGAGGATATTCAATCCTACTGCTGAACATAACTAGAAAAACGCAACATGGAAATTCAAATTGAGCATCAGCCCAGACAAGAACGCCTCAATGAATTGGGTGTCTATAAATGGGATATTTGGAGAAAGGAAGTCTCAAAATTCCCTTGGACTTATGATTCTCAAGAAACTTGCTACTTTTTGGAAGGCGATGTGGTTGTTACTCCTGATGGTAGACAACCAGTGCAAATGGGTAAAGGCGATTTGGTGATTTTTCCGGCTGGAATGTCCTGCATCTGGGAAATTACAAGCGACGTGAAAAAACATTATTACTTTGATTAGTTAAGAGTTAAGATTGATCCCCGTTCTTTTCTTGATGATCTACAAAATCAAAACCTCACAACATCTCATAAATTTAGATTTTTATTATAGGTGGGGTTCGCAACGAGTATCGCAGGATAAAGTAACATATTTGGTAAATTGCTTATATCCATATCTGTCAAAACTCGTTGCGACTCCATTCCCTAAACAATCTTCATAAAAATAGATAGCCTCATTTTCTGCATATTTGGCAGAAAGTTGATGGCAGATATCTGAAAATATGAAATTCATTGATCCCCGACAATTTTAGCGAAGTCGGGGATCTTGTTATTGAAATTTATCATAGCGATCGCCACTACTGGGAATCTTAGGAGTTCATAATCAAGTTAGTGGGAGTTTAGTTACAGAAGATGCTGTTCAGCAGAGAAATATTTCGTTTTACCGCAATTTTATTGAGGAAAATCATTAAAAATGTTACTGCATTTGAGTACTTGGCAAGAAGTCGAAGCTTATTTACAGCAGTCGAAGGGGATTATTTTCCCTATTGGTTCCACAGAACAACATGGCCCAACGGGGTTAATTGGTACTGATGCCATTTGTGCAGAAGCGATCGCAGCTGGTGTGGGTGATGCAACTGGCGCGATCGTTGGCCCTACAATCAATGTGGGCATGGCACTGCATCATACTGCTTTTCCTGGCACAATCAGTCTGCGTCCTAGCACTTTAATTCAAGTAGTTCGAGATTATGTAACTTGTTTAGCCAAAGCTGGTTTTAGCAAGTTCTACTTTATCAACGGACACGGTGGTAATATTGCCACCCTCAAAGCGGCGTTTTCCGAAACTTATGCCCATTTAGAAGATTTGCAGATTGCCAATGCTCAACAAGTGCAGTGTCAAGTGGCAAACTGGTTTATGTGCGGTTCTGTATATAAGCTAGCTAAAGAGTTATATGGGGATCAAGAAGGTTCTCATGCAACACCAAGTGAAGTAGCCCTCACCCAATACGTTTATCCAGAGGCAATTAAGCAAGCACCCCTTTCACCAGAAGTTGCAAGCGGACACAGGATTTATAGCGCAGCTGACTTTCGAGTGCGTTATCCAGATGGACGTATGGGATCAAATCCTGGTTTAGCAACACCAGAACACGGAAAGCAATTTTATGATTTAGCGGTGAAAGAACTCAGCAATGGATATTTGGAATTTGTGAACGCAGATTGAAGGGGACAGGGGACAGGGGCAGGAGGTAGAAACTCTATTTAATGTGTGAGTCCTGCTGCATTTGTACCCTTTCCCTTTCCCCCTTAACCGAAAAGTATTGGGGCTACGCCTACGCACCAATTCCTACAAGCTCAACATTTATTTTTTAATTGCCGCAATTGCCACATCTTCCAGAAATAGCTAGAAATCCAATTGGTAATCATGTGAGCGACAATCGGCACTAATAGGTTGCCCGTAAGCAAGGCACTATATGCCAATATCATTCCAACAATTGTTGCCCAAATCACATAAGGCCATTGTTGAGAACCACTAAAATGCAAGATGCCAAAGCAAAAACTAGATACAATGACAGCCGCATGATCTAAGCCTAAAGCTGAAAGCATTACACCCCGAAATAACAATTCTTCACTCAACCCTGGTAGTAAACCGAGCCAAATTAAGTCTGGTAACGCTAAGGGCTTCAGTACTACTTCTAGATAATAATCTGCACTTTTTCGATAGGGAGTCCAAACGCGATAAGCTATGCCACTTAAGGCTGTAATGACAAACCCCAATCCCACACCCAACAGCAAATCTTTCTCGTCCCACTTCCAGGAAAATAGGGAAAAGTTACCAAAGTGCAACGACAGTTTGGCGACTATCAACAAAATGATTGCAGTCGCTCCCATCGCGCCAAGTACTTGGATGCGTGTCAGATATGGAATTTCTGGCTCTTGTTTTTGTTGTTCAACCACGGGTTTTTAGGGGAAGGGGCAGGGGGAAGGGAGCAGGGAGCAGGGAGCAGGGGACAGGGGGAAGATAGAACTCCTTCTGTACAGACGCGATTAATCGCGTCTCTCCTAACTCCTAACTTTTAATTACTGGCTGCAAAGGTGATAGTTTGGGACGGAGAGCGGAGGGGTTGATGCCTGCTTTGTGTGCTACTAATACGCCTACTGCTTCTAAATACGAGTTTACCTGTATAACTTTGATCCCCAACGGTTGGGGAGGAACTTTGATTAGAGTTTTATTTTCTTCTACTGTAATTATTTGGCATCGTCTTTGGCTTAAACTCAGTAAAGCACTGCTACCACAAGCATTTGCAGGTGCGATCGCAGCATCCACTTCATCTGCCCAAATATCTCCTTTTTCTGATGCAATCGCTCCTTTATCTATTATAAATTGTGGGGCACGACTTAATCCGACAAGGACGCACGGCAAAAAGGTATAGCCCAATTCTTCGGCGGCGGAACGGGGTGATAAATCAGGTTGTGGAGGTTCGCTCAAAAGGGCGGGAGAATGGGCGCAAGGAATTTGAAAGGTTCGCACTAGCAAATGACTAATTACGGCTTCTGCACCCGCTAGGGGATCAACGCCTTCACCGTGGCGGTATTTTTGTACTGCTTCTGAGTCCATATCATCGGGGAAACGGGCAACAACTGCGATCGCTTCTGCCCCCGCTTTTTTTATTAATATCTCAGCTGCTCGTAATAAGCTATCTGGGTTGCCAATTGTTCCCCAACTCGCTCCCGATGCTGTAGTCCGTAATTCTACATTTAATGGTGCATCTGTAATTACATAATCTGTTAAGGCCAATCCCAGAGTTGCTCTGACTGCATCGGCTGCTTGTATATGCCGTAGCCGCAACTCTGGCTCAATAGCTTGGTCTAAAAGCAAACCTACTTTGTTGTTGCGGACTGGACGCAATCCCCAGCATCCAGAGGCGAATTTGTCAAGCCCGTAACCTTCAACATAGAAAGCATTAGGGAGATTCCAATACAAACTTGCGCCATTCAGGACATTGGGGTGAGTAATTAGGCGATCGCAAACCTGTGCTATAACTTTGGCAACAGGTAAAGCATCTCCTGCATAACCCCCAATGGCAGCCCCAACGCCAGTTGGTACAATTAAAATAGCAGTGTATGGACGCATATTGAGTGCTGAGTTATGAGTGATGAGTTTATGAATCAAAAGCCATCAAATACTAACTCTTGTATAGACGCGATTAATCGCGTCTCTCTTAATCGCGTCTCTTTTCCTAACTCTTAACTGTAGTCACCACAGCTTCAACTGTAGCTTTTTGTTCGTCAGTATCCACAGAAGTAACTGCCCAACGCAGAGGTTCGCCTTGTTTCTTTAACTCTGTTTCAATTACTTCTAGTAACTCTGCGGGAGTTTCTTGTAAATCAATTTCTGCGGTAATAAAATGAGTCGTCATTTTGGTAAATCCTGTTGATTTGTAGTTACTAGAATAGCTGATATTAGTTGCGATGAAATACTTATGTCAACTCTCAAATTTGGTAATGTTAGCGAACAGTTATTCAGTTATGAATAATCAGCCGATATACTGAATAACTGTTCACTGATTATTTGTCTTTGCCAAATTGTAACTGATAAACTATGTCTTCCTTTTCTGTTTCAAGTTTCAAATCAGAAAGGGGTTTCGCAACACAAAGCAATACGTAACCTTGCTTTTGTAAATCTGGACTAACGCCCATGCCATCAGTTTGATCCACAGTTCCCTGGCTTATTTGACCGGCGCAAGTTGTGCAAACACCTGCATTACAAGAACTCGGCAGTTCCAAACCAGCAGCATCGGCAACTGATAAGATCGTTTCATTTTCAGGAACTTGCAAGGTATGAATTTTGCCTTGATGATCGATTTCTACGGTGTAAGTTTTGGGCATATACAAAAGAAGCGTGATGCAACGGACAAATGTATTAGTTTATCTGAATTAGTTAAAAATATCCAGATGTTACTATAAAAATTTAGGTTAAAGATTGATAATTATAGCAACTAATTCTGAATAAGTTATAGATTAGTAACATTATTTACTATACAATACACAAATAAATTAGTTAAATTTGCTTACTATAAATGTGCGCGTAGGCGTAGCCCGCCGTAGGCATCGCGTTTCTTTAGAGACTGTATCTGTAAGTCTGCCTTTTGGCATTGGTTCGATGTCGTGGAAAGTTGACACCACACAAAAGAAGGCGGCTTGGTCGCTGTATGTGGAATTGGTGACGCGCATTGCTGTGCAACTATTAGAAGTTGACCAGGGTTTGGTACGAGAAGCGATGAACTCTCTTTATAGTTTATTTGGCACTACCCGCGAAGTTCTCAAAGCTGCCGGGCCTGATGTGGGTGCTTCTCGTGATTCAGTGGGGGGAATTGCGATCGCTGTGTTGAATAATGGGTTAAGACCGTTTTTGGCTAAATGGCATCCGTTGTTGCAAGCGTGGGAAGTTAGGCGACCTGTGGGGGTGAGTCCCAAGGAACATGAGCAGAGTTGGTCTGAAGAAGCGACGGTGCGAAGTGAATTAGACAAGTTGCGTGTGGATTTAGAACAGTATGCCAAGGCGTTGGCGACTATCGCAGGCGTGGGAGAGTGATAAATGGAACAGTTTGATGTGTTTCTGGCTTATAATAGTTTGGATAAGCCGGAAGTTCAAGACATCGCAGCAGCATTAAGAAGGCGTAATTTAGAACCCTGGATAGACGATGAGCAAATTCGACCAGGACGACCATTTCAAGATGAAATCCAACAGGCAATTCCTCTAGTAAAATCTGCTGCTATCTTCTTTGGTGTGCTTGGTTTAGGACGCTGGCAAAGTTGGGAATTGAGATCCTTGATTAATCAGTGTGTAAACAGAGGGATTCCGGTAATTCCTGTTTTGCTTCCTGGTGTTAATCAACTGCCTGACAACTTAATTTTTTTGAATGAATTTAGATGGGTCTGTTTCTCTCAAAGCATTGATGATGGGCGTGCTTTGTCTTTATTGGAATGGGGTATTACTGGGATAAAGCCAGAGTCACAACCTATTATTCATCCTCCAGTATTTGAAAGACCATCAAAACCACCAAAAACAATCCCAGAAGCACCCACTCAGACAGATGACCTATCCTCAGAAAAAGGCATACACTATACCAGACTACGCGACCTACTAGTAGCAAAAAACTGGAAAGAAGCCGATAAAGAAACTTATCTGGTGATGATTCAGGTTGTAGGCAAAAAAGATGGCGACTACTTTTCTAGAGACGAACTTTTAAATTTTCCTTGCATTGACTTACTCACAATTGACCGCTTGTGGGTCAAATACAGTAATGGACACTTTGGCTTTAGCGTCCAGAAAGAAATATACTTGAGCGTAGGCGGTAAAGCTGACGGCAATTATTATGAAGAAATTTGGGAAAAATTTGGTGATCGTGTGGGATGGAAATTTCAAAATATGTGGATATTTGCTGTAATTTATAGTACAAATAAAGCTCCGAAAGGACACCTGCCTTTTGGGGAATTTAAGTTGGTGAAAG
The Nostoc punctiforme PCC 73102 genome window above contains:
- a CDS encoding creatininase family protein; translation: MLLHLSTWQEVEAYLQQSKGIIFPIGSTEQHGPTGLIGTDAICAEAIAAGVGDATGAIVGPTINVGMALHHTAFPGTISLRPSTLIQVVRDYVTCLAKAGFSKFYFINGHGGNIATLKAAFSETYAHLEDLQIANAQQVQCQVANWFMCGSVYKLAKELYGDQEGSHATPSEVALTQYVYPEAIKQAPLSPEVASGHRIYSAADFRVRYPDGRMGSNPGLATPEHGKQFYDLAVKELSNGYLEFVNAD
- a CDS encoding GIY-YIG nuclease family protein, translating into MALETNLSSLAALEYIPYIDYSGQLPEQFQGKIGVYAIFDQEKVLQFVGYSRDVYLSLKQHLVRQPQQCYWVKIQTIERPSRTILENTENAWIAENGSVPWGNGDNKEKWTHPIDVKLIMTPEEQAKYQNPANDELAQMKIIKNVARRVEAEISTQLLEVRGLQMQIRFNPKLKEEGLLDLK
- a CDS encoding Mo-dependent nitrogenase C-terminal domain-containing protein; this translates as MLKIKNQRIFLPAFIQPLGQNNLADSKKELAKPKLDLLQPLRQWLDEIEIQNQKLAKFIAKLIPAQCPFERDIKLFGRKIGHIPPMCKLNPLYNELVYLRFRALCYLVDQCGEDIQSYC
- a CDS encoding 2Fe-2S iron-sulfur cluster-binding protein, with amino-acid sequence MPKTYTVEIDHQGKIHTLQVPENETILSVADAAGLELPSSCNAGVCTTCAGQISQGTVDQTDGMGVSPDLQKQGYVLLCVAKPLSDLKLETEKEDIVYQLQFGKDK
- a CDS encoding DUF3326 domain-containing protein; the encoded protein is MRPYTAILIVPTGVGAAIGGYAGDALPVAKVIAQVCDRLITHPNVLNGASLYWNLPNAFYVEGYGLDKFASGCWGLRPVRNNKVGLLLDQAIEPELRLRHIQAADAVRATLGLALTDYVITDAPLNVELRTTASGASWGTIGNPDSLLRAAEILIKKAGAEAIAVVARFPDDMDSEAVQKYRHGEGVDPLAGAEAVISHLLVRTFQIPCAHSPALLSEPPQPDLSPRSAAEELGYTFLPCVLVGLSRAPQFIIDKGAIASEKGDIWADEVDAAIAPANACGSSALLSLSQRRCQIITVEENKTLIKVPPQPLGIKVIQVNSYLEAVGVLVAHKAGINPSALRPKLSPLQPVIKS
- a CDS encoding cupin domain-containing protein, which encodes MEIQIEHQPRQERLNELGVYKWDIWRKEVSKFPWTYDSQETCYFLEGDVVVTPDGRQPVQMGKGDLVIFPAGMSCIWEITSDVKKHYYFD
- a CDS encoding protein kinase domain-containing protein, producing MTIQLLNDRYQVIRTLGAGGFGETYLAEDTYMPSKRLCVVKQLRPIHNNPQIYQLVQERFQREAAILEELGGANDQIPALYAYFSSGGQFYLVQEWVEGDTLTGKVQKQGLFSEGAVQELFINLLPVLDYVHSKHIVHRDIKPDNIIVRHRDGKPVLIDFGAIRESMGTVVNSQGNPTSSIVIGTPGYMPSEQAAGRPVYSSDLYSLGMTIIYLLTGKQAQQLETDSQTGEIVWRQYASHVSPIIAGAIDKAIAYHPRDRYPTARAMLDTLQNIANPIPPTQPILTQPTIVSAPPPQTVAVKPQPNPQGNSQNNILLGSLIAGGLIGASVIISQVLTKPTQSTADKTVLPSETPSNVTSPVRETPKFIPTTSSVPTQTPSAPTQTPSVTTQITPAPTTSIPPVGTTTANTYLWLSQRLVNDADLDGKDGFELDIMRNSIFASHGRRFDTPGLQDYFDNLPWYKPIYSPKAFPSKLLSKLEQQNIEYINKYQERYGLRYFKK
- a CDS encoding GUN4 domain-containing protein, which translates into the protein MEQFDVFLAYNSLDKPEVQDIAAALRRRNLEPWIDDEQIRPGRPFQDEIQQAIPLVKSAAIFFGVLGLGRWQSWELRSLINQCVNRGIPVIPVLLPGVNQLPDNLIFLNEFRWVCFSQSIDDGRALSLLEWGITGIKPESQPIIHPPVFERPSKPPKTIPEAPTQTDDLSSEKGIHYTRLRDLLVAKNWKEADKETYLVMIQVVGKKDGDYFSRDELLNFPCIDLLTIDRLWVKYSNGHFGFSVQKEIYLSVGGKADGNYYEEIWEKFGDRVGWKFQNMWIFAVIYSTNKAPKGHLPFGEFKLVKGIVYLFFRIETCKL
- a CDS encoding CPBP family intramembrane glutamic endopeptidase, yielding MVEQQKQEPEIPYLTRIQVLGAMGATAIILLIVAKLSLHFGNFSLFSWKWDEKDLLLGVGLGFVITALSGIAYRVWTPYRKSADYYLEVVLKPLALPDLIWLGLLPGLSEELLFRGVMLSALGLDHAAVIVSSFCFGILHFSGSQQWPYVIWATIVGMILAYSALLTGNLLVPIVAHMITNWISSYFWKMWQLRQLKNKC